The Pedobacter roseus genome contains a region encoding:
- a CDS encoding DUF2264 domain-containing protein — protein sequence MKTLYKSLLVIAIAALTLPVSAQKKKKNAENLSDRQFWLQQMDKMVKPVLYNLAKDSLRIAMPQVTSIHIDNKEHRIKVQYVEVLGRVLSGIAPWLQLEDGDAEEIALRKQYREWVLQGLKNSLDSNAKDFMNYDIGGQQLVDASYVALALIRAPWIWEHLDAKNQSLMMKSIVTTRKFKPVFSNWLLFSAMNEAFLAKFGYSWDPMRVDYALQQMEQWYVGDGMYKDGSTYAFDYYNSYVIHPYLAKIAEIIGTRVKDYNSMFEKIRKRNERYAIIQERLINTDGTYPATGRSIVYRGGAFHHLADMAYRKALPKQLSPEQVRCALTAVIKKTLESPGTYKNGWLTIGLYGSQPDLGDFYNNQGSPYICTNIFLPLGLPASDPFWSNPPAKWSAQRIWTGEDFPNDHSADLR from the coding sequence ATGAAAACTTTATACAAAAGCTTATTGGTGATCGCAATTGCTGCTTTAACCTTACCAGTATCGGCACAGAAAAAGAAAAAAAATGCCGAAAACTTAAGCGACAGACAATTTTGGCTGCAACAAATGGATAAAATGGTAAAGCCGGTTTTGTATAACCTGGCTAAAGATAGTCTGCGTATTGCGATGCCGCAGGTTACCTCCATCCATATTGATAATAAAGAACACCGCATAAAAGTACAATATGTGGAGGTTTTGGGCCGTGTTTTAAGCGGAATAGCACCATGGCTGCAATTGGAAGATGGAGACGCAGAGGAAATTGCACTCCGCAAACAATACCGCGAATGGGTGTTACAGGGTTTGAAAAACTCCCTCGATTCTAACGCCAAAGATTTTATGAACTATGATATAGGCGGGCAGCAACTGGTAGATGCTTCTTATGTGGCACTGGCCTTAATCAGGGCGCCATGGATATGGGAACACCTGGATGCGAAAAACCAATCGCTGATGATGAAATCGATCGTCACCACCCGTAAATTTAAACCCGTATTTTCGAACTGGTTGCTGTTTTCGGCCATGAACGAGGCTTTTTTAGCCAAATTTGGCTACAGTTGGGATCCGATGCGTGTTGATTATGCCTTACAGCAAATGGAGCAATGGTATGTGGGCGATGGCATGTATAAAGATGGCAGCACTTATGCTTTCGATTACTATAACAGTTATGTAATCCATCCATACCTGGCCAAAATAGCCGAAATTATCGGAACCAGGGTAAAGGATTACAACAGCATGTTCGAAAAAATAAGGAAAAGAAACGAACGTTATGCCATTATCCAGGAGCGCCTGATCAATACCGATGGAACTTATCCTGCTACCGGCCGATCTATCGTTTACCGTGGTGGTGCCTTTCACCATCTGGCAGATATGGCTTATAGAAAAGCCTTACCTAAACAGCTAAGTCCTGAACAGGTACGCTGTGCGCTTACCGCTGTAATCAAAAAAACACTCGAAAGCCCTGGCACTTATAAAAACGGTTGGTTAACCATAGGTTTATACGGTTCGCAGCCCGATCTTGGCGATTTTTATAATAACCAGGGTAGTCCTTACATCTGTACCAATATTTTTCTTCCTCTTGGTTTGCCTGCCAGCGATCCCTTTTGGTCTAACCCGCCTGCAAAGTGGAGTGCGCAGCGCATCTGGACCGGAGAAGATTTCCCTAACGATCACAGTGCCGATTTAAGATAA
- a CDS encoding glycoside hydrolase family 88/105 protein, translating into MKKIYITLILATLFSVIVRAQNTRPEILQIINKVNRYWQSNNKAEVRAFWDNAAYHTGNMEVFALTKDENYRKYSEDWAAHNQWMGAKSTDKSQWKYKYGETDDYVLFGDWQICFQTYIDLYHLDPKEYKIARAKEVMEYEMATPANDYWWWADGLYMVMPVMAKLYKTTGNKQYLEKLHEYFSYANSIMYDQETGLYYRDAKYVYPKHKSVNGQKDFWARGDGWVFAGLAKVLKDLPKNDQHRKEYISKYKRMADAIVKSQQAEGYWTRSMLDAAHAPGPETSGTAFFTYGLLWGINNGYLKEKTYLPAAIKGWKYLSGTALQENGKIGFVQPIGEKAIPGQVVDQNSTSNFGVGAFLLAGCEYYRFLKK; encoded by the coding sequence ATGAAGAAAATATACATCACACTTATACTGGCAACATTGTTTTCAGTTATAGTAAGGGCACAAAACACAAGACCAGAAATACTCCAGATCATCAATAAGGTAAACCGTTACTGGCAAAGCAACAACAAGGCCGAGGTACGTGCTTTTTGGGATAATGCAGCCTACCATACCGGGAATATGGAGGTATTTGCCTTAACAAAGGATGAAAACTATCGTAAATATTCGGAAGATTGGGCTGCACACAACCAATGGATGGGGGCAAAATCAACCGATAAAAGCCAGTGGAAATATAAATATGGTGAAACCGACGATTATGTGCTTTTTGGAGACTGGCAGATCTGCTTTCAAACTTATATCGATCTCTATCATTTAGATCCAAAGGAATATAAAATAGCCAGGGCCAAAGAAGTAATGGAATATGAAATGGCTACACCTGCAAACGATTACTGGTGGTGGGCCGATGGTTTGTACATGGTGATGCCGGTAATGGCCAAACTTTACAAAACCACAGGCAATAAACAATATCTCGAAAAATTGCACGAATACTTTTCCTACGCCAACAGCATTATGTACGATCAGGAAACGGGGCTTTATTACCGCGATGCCAAATACGTGTACCCCAAACATAAAAGTGTAAACGGGCAAAAGGATTTCTGGGCGCGTGGTGATGGATGGGTTTTCGCCGGTTTGGCAAAAGTGCTTAAGGATCTGCCCAAAAACGATCAGCATCGAAAAGAGTACATCAGCAAATATAAAAGAATGGCCGATGCCATTGTCAAAAGTCAGCAGGCCGAAGGCTATTGGACAAGGAGTATGTTGGATGCCGCACATGCCCCAGGGCCCGAAACCAGTGGAACGGCCTTTTTTACCTATGGTTTACTCTGGGGAATTAATAACGGTTACCTCAAAGAAAAAACTTACCTGCCTGCCGCCATAAAAGGCTGGAAATACCTTAGCGGAACGGCTTTGCAGGAAAACGGGAAAATTGGTTTTGTACAGCCCATAGGAGAGAAGGCCATTCCGGGTCAGGTTGTTGATCAAAATTCGACTTCTAATTTTGGCGTGGGTGCTTTCTTGTTGGCAGGATGTGAATATTATAGATTTTTAAAGAAATAA
- a CDS encoding family 43 glycosylhydrolase → MIKLNMNLISRLWLLAFLIPFQLSAQKKTAAGEKMSAYLFVYFTGNNKSEEAIHFAISNDGFTYKALNKDQPILSSANISSSGGVRDPHILRGADSKTFYMVATDMESAKGWDSNRAMVLLKSTDLIHWSSKVVNIQNRFKGNDSLKRVWAPQTIYDAKAKKYMVYWSMKHGNQPDIIYYAYANSDFTDLETKPKQLFFSPTNGSCIDGDIIYHDGKYNLFFKTEGEGNGIKKAVSSELTSGYVQEDHYLQQTKEAVEGAGVFKLNNNSGYILMYDVYMKGRYQFTRSTDLKNFKVVDEAVNMNFHPRHGTVLPISSAEAARLVSKWYSPRAIFESATASVIKTNNIVVDSAKNTVFFPLKYGTNLKAVNPQFISFPGIEISPSGPIDFSKGAVNIKIKLAGKAAQSFTASAEINNNPVLSGYFADPEIIYSNKTSKYYLYPTSDGFTGWSGTYFKTFSSTDLVNWKDEGIILDLNRDVSWGKRNAWAPTIAEKKIGGEFKYFYYFTAAQKIGVAVSDHPNGPFKDSGKALIDQKPKGIKNGQEIDPDVFTDRKTGKTYLYWGNGYMACAQLNDDMVSIDSSTLKIITPTKDFREGTEVFYRNGKYYFLWSEDDTRSENYRVSYGYSDNPTGPITIPENNLILAKIPSEGIYGTGHNSVIQVPGKDEWYMVYHRFTIPKGISMGSAAGYNREVCIDKMEFNADGTIKKVIPTRKGINPIK, encoded by the coding sequence ATGATTAAACTAAATATGAACTTGATTTCGCGCTTATGGCTGCTGGCTTTTTTAATCCCCTTTCAACTATCAGCACAAAAGAAAACCGCTGCAGGTGAAAAAATGTCGGCTTACCTGTTTGTATATTTTACCGGGAATAATAAATCCGAAGAGGCCATACACTTTGCCATCAGCAATGATGGTTTCACCTATAAGGCCCTGAATAAAGATCAGCCTATTTTATCTTCCGCAAACATCAGTTCAAGCGGAGGCGTACGCGATCCGCATATTTTGCGTGGTGCCGATAGCAAAACTTTCTACATGGTGGCCACCGATATGGAATCGGCTAAAGGATGGGATTCCAACCGGGCAATGGTGCTGCTAAAATCAACCGATTTAATCCACTGGAGCTCTAAAGTAGTCAATATCCAGAACCGGTTTAAAGGAAACGACAGTTTAAAACGGGTGTGGGCACCGCAAACCATTTATGATGCGAAAGCCAAAAAATATATGGTGTACTGGTCGATGAAACATGGCAACCAGCCCGATATCATTTATTACGCTTATGCCAACTCAGATTTTACCGATCTGGAAACTAAACCGAAACAACTGTTTTTTAGTCCTACAAATGGCTCTTGTATCGATGGTGATATTATTTACCACGATGGAAAATACAATCTTTTTTTCAAAACAGAAGGTGAAGGGAATGGCATTAAAAAAGCGGTTTCGAGTGAATTGACTAGTGGTTATGTGCAGGAAGATCATTATTTACAGCAAACCAAAGAGGCGGTAGAAGGTGCCGGGGTATTTAAGCTTAATAATAACAGTGGTTATATCCTGATGTACGATGTGTACATGAAAGGCCGCTACCAGTTTACCAGAAGTACGGATTTAAAAAACTTTAAAGTGGTTGATGAAGCCGTAAATATGAACTTCCATCCGCGCCACGGTACCGTTTTGCCCATTAGCTCGGCTGAAGCGGCACGATTGGTTTCTAAATGGTATTCGCCACGGGCAATATTCGAATCGGCAACTGCTTCTGTTATCAAAACCAATAATATTGTGGTCGATTCGGCCAAAAACACCGTGTTTTTTCCACTTAAGTATGGTACTAATTTAAAGGCGGTAAATCCACAATTTATTTCTTTTCCGGGCATTGAAATTTCTCCGTCCGGACCGATCGATTTCAGTAAAGGTGCAGTAAATATCAAAATTAAATTAGCAGGTAAAGCAGCCCAATCTTTTACGGCATCGGCTGAAATAAATAATAATCCGGTGCTGTCCGGTTACTTTGCTGATCCTGAAATTATTTACTCCAATAAAACCTCAAAATATTATTTATACCCTACCAGCGATGGTTTTACAGGCTGGAGTGGTACTTATTTTAAAACATTTTCCTCTACCGACCTGGTAAACTGGAAAGATGAAGGCATCATTTTAGACCTGAACCGCGATGTAAGCTGGGGGAAAAGAAATGCATGGGCGCCAACCATTGCAGAGAAGAAAATCGGAGGTGAATTTAAGTATTTCTACTATTTTACTGCAGCCCAAAAAATAGGTGTTGCGGTTTCCGATCATCCGAACGGGCCATTTAAAGACAGTGGCAAGGCATTGATTGATCAAAAGCCAAAAGGCATAAAAAACGGTCAGGAAATTGATCCGGATGTATTTACAGACCGCAAAACAGGCAAGACTTATCTTTATTGGGGAAATGGTTACATGGCCTGTGCACAATTGAACGATGATATGGTTTCTATTGATAGCAGTACCCTAAAAATAATTACGCCGACCAAGGATTTCAGGGAAGGGACAGAGGTTTTCTACCGCAATGGAAAATATTATTTCCTATGGTCGGAAGATGATACCCGGAGCGAAAATTACAGGGTAAGTTATGGTTATTCAGATAACCCAACAGGCCCGATCACCATCCCTGAAAATAACCTCATTTTAGCCAAGATACCATCGGAGGGCATTTATGGCACTGGCCACAACAGTGTCATTCAGGTTCCGGGAAAAGATGAATGGTACATGGTATATCATCGTTTTACGATTCCGAAAGGAATCAGTATGGGCAGCGCCGCAGGTTATAACCGTGAGGTTTGCATCGATAAAATGGAATTCAATGCCGATGGTACCATCAAAAAAGTCATTCCAACCAGGAAAGGAATAAACCCAATCAAATAA
- a CDS encoding BNR repeat-containing protein, which produces MFVALLLSFDHCEAQQVKISSIANNGWANNSVNAVIFRKNSIVTYKNTQYAAYYDADQFVVLAKRQSKAKFWICNKTQYQGDATDAHKSISIAVDGAGYLHIAWGQHNNQLNYAKAVSAGSLTLGEKEAMLGKKEEKVSYPEFYKLSNGDLLFFYRDGGSGNGNLMINRYSVSARQWSRIQDGLIDGEGKRNAYWQVATDKAGGLHISWVWRESPDVASNHDLAYAKSTDGGITWVKSTGEKYKLPITASNAEYALKIPQKSELINQTSMFADENGKVFIAGYWTDKPDSIPQYHIVFNDGSGWKVNKLTFRNTPFSLSGGGTKKIPISRPQIIAWPYQKSYAAGILFRDAERGNKASIALNQNIYTNNWKLEDLTQTSVGDWEPSYDTELWKDRGILNIYIQNVTQVDGEGKAATKPTAVQVLEWLPKKQ; this is translated from the coding sequence GTGTTTGTTGCATTGCTTTTGTCTTTTGATCATTGTGAGGCACAGCAGGTAAAAATAAGCTCAATTGCCAATAACGGATGGGCCAATAATTCAGTAAATGCTGTTATTTTTCGCAAAAACTCTATTGTAACCTATAAAAACACCCAATATGCGGCTTATTATGATGCAGATCAGTTTGTAGTTTTGGCTAAAAGACAAAGTAAAGCCAAATTCTGGATCTGCAATAAAACGCAGTATCAGGGTGATGCAACTGATGCGCATAAATCCATCAGCATTGCAGTTGATGGGGCAGGCTACCTGCATATTGCATGGGGACAGCACAATAACCAGTTAAATTATGCTAAAGCAGTTTCTGCCGGTTCGCTTACCCTTGGCGAAAAAGAAGCAATGCTTGGGAAAAAGGAAGAAAAAGTAAGTTATCCCGAGTTCTATAAACTCAGCAACGGAGATTTGCTTTTTTTCTACCGCGATGGTGGTTCCGGTAATGGAAACTTAATGATTAACAGATATTCGGTTAGTGCCAGGCAATGGAGCCGCATACAAGACGGTTTAATTGATGGGGAAGGTAAGCGGAATGCGTATTGGCAGGTGGCAACCGATAAGGCCGGTGGTTTGCATATTTCGTGGGTATGGAGAGAAAGTCCTGATGTGGCCAGTAACCATGATCTGGCGTATGCGAAATCAACCGATGGTGGCATCACCTGGGTAAAAAGCACGGGAGAAAAATATAAATTGCCCATCACGGCATCAAATGCAGAGTATGCCCTTAAAATTCCTCAAAAAAGTGAACTAATTAACCAGACTTCGATGTTTGCAGATGAAAACGGAAAAGTTTTTATCGCAGGGTACTGGACCGATAAACCAGATTCTATCCCACAATACCACATTGTTTTTAATGATGGTAGCGGCTGGAAAGTGAATAAACTAACATTCAGGAATACACCCTTTAGTTTAAGTGGCGGTGGCACAAAGAAAATTCCAATTTCCCGTCCGCAGATTATAGCCTGGCCTTACCAAAAAAGTTATGCTGCCGGAATTTTGTTCAGGGATGCCGAGCGGGGTAACAAAGCTTCGATTGCATTAAATCAAAATATTTACACCAATAACTGGAAATTGGAAGACCTGACCCAAACCAGTGTGGGCGATTGGGAACCGAGTTACGATACCGAACTTTGGAAAGATCGTGGCATCCTGAATATTTACATCCAAAATGTAACCCAGGTAGATGGGGAAGGGAAGGCCGCAACGAAGCCAACAGCTGTACAGGTATTGGAGTGGCTGCCTAAAAAACAATAA
- a CDS encoding hybrid sensor histidine kinase/response regulator transcription factor: protein MFKNLKIFLILIVFAITNAGFAFAQNNLLSVKYVGVEKGLSNNIVNSLYLDHFGFIWMGTYDGLNRYDGYGFKVFRNNWGIENSLVNNHITALNGDQDKIWIGTQKGISYYSYSDGEFHSLKYLEKGQPINLSFSVNSIAVDKSSNVFIATDEHGLFMQKKDAPRAEYISLNGGKIHAVKGLCVDEQHDLWFYAKDYGLCRYNIQNGKTQLNNSKIRNVTAIVNGKNGKLWIGTEHGLYTFDKVANSLKQVDNYPVADNIMGLMLDGEGKLWVSTDGNGLRVYDTRLKSLNSLPTGREKGFISSNSIGQVIEDGEKRKWIATLRGGVNIIDQENAQFRTIKNDPLNKNSLINNFVLSFCEDSTQNIWIGTDGGGLSVWNRKTNTFKNYAENGGDGALQSNFITSMLSDAENNVWVGSFSGGIDRFDRRSGKFIHYRCYNSARGFDDINIWKLYLDKGKNIWAGTTRGGALYLYNKALDKFELFDNRLKDIHTLYEDTEGNLWAGNYTQLIKVDRKFKKHIYFTVNTAIRAINEDAKQMLWIGTEGGGLLCFNPRTKKIKRYFEQNGLPSNSVLNILPDNNGSFWCSTYNGLSQYNPVTGKFKSYYSSDGLQSNQFNYNAALKLQDGAFLFGGTAGFNLFYPSKIKQNRRVPKIVLTDFRINNIPLNQDSAYKNTTVVNLQKISIPYNAAVIYVDYAAIEFSFQDQIAYAYYLEGWDRDWNYVNKLSTAYYSRLDEGEYKLHIKSTDTEGNWSNNEKIIVIKILPPWYRTWWAYAIYIILISSVVYVFQTYRNRQRNLKHEVEITNLKMEREKDLNEKKLDFFTNISHELRTPLTLIVNPIKDILSSKEAGQEKNDLNVVYRNSRRLLSLVDQLLLFRKMESENDALNIVKLNLYKFAKEIFLCFGYTAKNNNIDYIFECEEESIEIYADRDKLEIILFNLLSNALKFTPMGGMVKLSIVTHHNGVKIEVSDNGPGIANEVAEKLFDKFYKAAGKESLKMGFGIGLYLVKSFVELHKGKIYFSSVKGEGTTFSIEMPLGDSPTELVDCADGDQLLYINELMAQEEESTDFTEHDTKGNLELLISDLHSILVVDDNTEIIGYIKQIFQDKFKIYNATNGLDGLKICKEVLPDIIISDVNMDGLNGIELCRAVKEDSELSHIPVILLTADPSAEVRLSGIEVGAYDFISKPFDKELFSAKINGIIKNRQNLQSYFYNEITLKSDAHKVSQEDRGFLQNCINIIEDNLTEENFSVKTLASALGMSHSNLYKRIRATSGQSVSSFVRFIRLRKAAELLINTNLNINEAAFRVGINDIKYFREHFQKLFNLTPSEFVKKHRKTFHKYYNLNSLG from the coding sequence ATGTTTAAAAACCTTAAGATTTTTCTGATTCTTATTGTATTTGCTATAACCAATGCGGGTTTTGCCTTTGCTCAGAATAACCTGCTTTCGGTAAAATATGTTGGTGTAGAAAAAGGGCTGTCGAACAATATCGTAAACTCCCTGTACCTGGATCATTTTGGTTTTATATGGATGGGTACCTACGATGGCCTAAACCGCTACGATGGCTACGGATTTAAAGTTTTCAGAAATAACTGGGGTATTGAAAATTCGCTGGTAAACAACCACATTACCGCCCTTAATGGCGACCAGGATAAAATCTGGATCGGTACACAAAAAGGTATTTCTTATTATAGCTACTCAGACGGAGAATTCCATAGTCTGAAATACCTTGAAAAAGGCCAGCCCATCAATTTGTCCTTCTCTGTTAATTCGATTGCTGTTGATAAAAGCTCGAACGTTTTTATTGCTACGGATGAACATGGGCTGTTTATGCAAAAAAAAGATGCTCCCCGTGCCGAATACATTAGTTTAAATGGCGGTAAAATACACGCTGTGAAAGGCCTCTGTGTTGATGAACAGCATGATTTATGGTTTTATGCCAAAGATTATGGCCTATGCAGGTATAATATCCAAAATGGGAAAACCCAGTTAAACAATTCGAAAATAAGAAATGTGACGGCCATTGTTAACGGTAAAAACGGGAAACTTTGGATTGGTACCGAGCACGGTTTGTATACTTTTGATAAAGTAGCCAATAGCCTTAAACAGGTAGATAACTATCCGGTTGCTGATAACATTATGGGGCTGATGCTCGATGGCGAGGGGAAGTTATGGGTATCAACTGATGGTAATGGATTGAGGGTTTATGATACGAGACTTAAAAGTTTAAACAGTTTGCCTACCGGGCGTGAAAAAGGTTTTATATCCAGTAACTCCATTGGTCAGGTGATTGAAGATGGGGAGAAAAGAAAATGGATTGCTACGCTGCGGGGAGGGGTAAACATCATCGATCAGGAAAATGCGCAATTCCGGACGATAAAAAATGATCCTTTGAACAAAAATTCTCTGATCAATAATTTTGTACTTTCTTTTTGCGAGGATAGCACCCAAAATATTTGGATAGGTACCGATGGTGGTGGTTTGAGTGTGTGGAACAGAAAGACCAATACATTTAAAAATTATGCTGAAAACGGTGGTGATGGCGCGCTACAAAGCAATTTTATTACCAGTATGCTGAGCGATGCTGAAAATAATGTTTGGGTAGGGAGTTTTAGCGGGGGCATTGACCGTTTTGACAGGCGATCGGGGAAATTTATCCACTACAGGTGTTACAATAGTGCAAGGGGTTTTGATGATATCAATATCTGGAAGCTCTATCTGGATAAAGGTAAAAATATCTGGGCCGGCACCACGCGTGGAGGTGCATTGTACCTATATAATAAAGCTTTAGATAAATTCGAACTTTTTGATAACAGGCTTAAAGATATCCATACCCTGTACGAAGATACGGAAGGCAATCTTTGGGCTGGTAATTACACACAGTTGATCAAGGTTGACCGGAAGTTTAAAAAACACATTTATTTTACGGTCAATACTGCCATAAGGGCCATAAATGAAGATGCCAAACAGATGTTGTGGATCGGTACGGAAGGTGGAGGCCTTTTGTGCTTTAATCCCCGAACAAAGAAAATTAAACGCTATTTTGAACAGAACGGATTACCCAGTAATTCTGTACTCAATATTCTGCCCGATAATAACGGCAGCTTTTGGTGCAGCACTTATAATGGCTTATCGCAGTATAATCCTGTAACAGGGAAATTTAAAAGTTATTATTCTTCTGATGGCCTGCAGAGTAACCAGTTTAATTATAATGCCGCATTAAAATTGCAAGATGGTGCTTTTTTATTTGGTGGTACAGCAGGTTTTAACCTGTTCTATCCCTCAAAAATAAAGCAGAACCGCAGGGTGCCAAAAATTGTGCTCACCGATTTCAGGATCAACAATATTCCGCTCAATCAGGATTCTGCCTATAAAAATACAACGGTAGTCAACCTGCAAAAAATTTCAATCCCTTATAACGCTGCGGTTATTTATGTCGATTATGCAGCCATTGAGTTCTCTTTTCAGGATCAGATTGCTTATGCCTACTATTTAGAAGGCTGGGACAGGGACTGGAACTATGTAAACAAACTTTCTACGGCCTATTATTCGAGGCTGGATGAAGGCGAATATAAATTACATATCAAAAGTACCGACACCGAAGGCAACTGGAGCAATAATGAAAAAATTATCGTGATCAAGATTCTGCCGCCCTGGTATCGTACCTGGTGGGCTTATGCGATTTATATCATTCTTATTTCTAGTGTAGTTTATGTTTTTCAGACTTACCGCAACAGGCAGCGTAATTTAAAACATGAGGTAGAAATTACGAACCTCAAAATGGAACGTGAGAAGGACCTGAACGAGAAAAAACTTGATTTCTTTACCAATATTTCGCACGAATTACGGACACCGCTTACCCTGATTGTTAACCCGATTAAAGACATTTTAAGTAGTAAGGAAGCCGGACAGGAAAAAAACGATCTTAATGTAGTTTACCGGAATTCGAGGCGTTTATTAAGTCTGGTAGATCAATTGCTTCTTTTCAGGAAAATGGAGAGTGAAAATGATGCGTTAAACATTGTAAAATTAAACCTCTACAAATTTGCCAAAGAAATATTCTTATGTTTCGGTTATACTGCAAAAAACAATAACATCGATTACATTTTCGAATGTGAAGAAGAAAGCATCGAGATTTATGCCGATCGGGATAAACTGGAGATCATCCTGTTCAATCTTTTGTCTAACGCTTTAAAATTTACCCCAATGGGCGGAATGGTGAAATTAAGCATCGTTACGCATCATAATGGGGTTAAAATTGAAGTGAGCGATAATGGTCCGGGTATTGCTAATGAGGTTGCGGAAAAACTCTTCGATAAATTTTATAAAGCTGCCGGTAAAGAATCTTTAAAAATGGGATTCGGCATTGGTTTGTACCTGGTAAAAAGTTTTGTAGAACTCCATAAAGGCAAAATATACTTTTCGTCGGTTAAAGGTGAAGGCACCACTTTTTCGATAGAGATGCCACTGGGTGACTCTCCAACCGAACTGGTAGATTGCGCAGATGGCGACCAGTTGCTTTATATAAACGAACTGATGGCACAGGAAGAGGAAAGCACTGATTTTACCGAACATGACACTAAAGGCAACCTTGAACTGCTGATTTCTGATTTGCATAGTATACTCGTTGTGGATGATAATACGGAGATTATCGGCTACATTAAACAGATTTTTCAGGATAAGTTTAAAATTTATAATGCCACAAACGGCCTTGACGGACTTAAAATATGCAAGGAAGTTTTGCCTGATATTATCATCTCGGATGTTAATATGGACGGGCTTAATGGTATTGAGCTTTGCCGGGCTGTTAAAGAAGATTCAGAACTGAGCCATATTCCGGTAATCCTGCTTACGGCCGATCCGAGCGCCGAGGTTCGTTTAAGCGGTATAGAAGTTGGTGCCTACGATTTTATCAGTAAACCTTTTGATAAGGAACTTTTTTCGGCCAAAATTAATGGTATCATCAAAAACAGGCAGAACCTGCAATCGTATTTTTATAATGAGATTACGCTTAAATCAGATGCGCACAAGGTTTCGCAGGAGGATAGGGGCTTTTTGCAAAATTGTATAAATATTATCGAAGATAACCTGACCGAAGAAAACTTTAGTGTAAAAACCCTGGCCTCTGCATTGGGGATGAGCCATTCTAACCTGTATAAACGGATCAGGGCAACCTCTGGTCAATCGGTGAGCAGTTTTGTAAGGTTTATCCGTTTAAGAAAAGCTGCAGAATTACTGATCAATACCAACCTGAATATTAACGAGGCTGCTTTTAGGGTTGGCATTAACGATATTAAATATTTTAGGGAGCATTTCCAGAAATTGTTCAACCTTACCCCCTCAGAATTTGTAAAGAAACACCGTAAAACTTTTCATAAATATTATAATCTAAATTCGCTCGGTTAA